From Monomorium pharaonis isolate MP-MQ-018 chromosome 9, ASM1337386v2, whole genome shotgun sequence, the proteins below share one genomic window:
- the LOC105835360 gene encoding GRB10-interacting GYF protein 2 isoform X1 → MTDSMKFGPEWLRKVGSGDSCNAGSGGGGTTTLSTPRYQLAEHRYGREEMLALFDRNCKPSEPFLVSFPMLYVEKTQLPLALTTMTDDETRMWNGGITNISGSRGRGSSVDRGRGRTGRGSLYSSHFSRGVGFDDSNDGIRIEGQSFQGRNRPFDRSQSERGWSERNGASDPGEWNGSTSPRKELNRGTSGSSLMESNWRRHRGEDEDSWRKWGRSSWREGGSMDRDRLDRNEGDGDEGRGGSGRWEHRGNHRPSHDSSHHPPPRTARTWESNHHDNHDNLPEWATENPAESGGSFDSSGAFHGGMYSDDDEDGAAGASQQGRTRRVSEGSASNVARPSSKPYGTSSAQSLNRHINNTVTNTLSKERSKPLDSLEDKDDSTEKEKRCNSPSTKSTTVPSTESIPTKTSVSSVDLLQKKTVGPAANVDKVETSGEKSSESPSGAHDKENVQTEIKTEPQCVPAAINLSVPIEHPKLVHNTGTANVRQRTEDDLDRMKEEAAALVAKLMADEENHKEKTVTSCVPPPIGNQPSAVSSTSNQEKWFYRDPQGEVQGPFLASEMAEWCKAGYFSTGLLVRRTCDERYATLGDLIKMFGRVPFTPGPPIPPLKLVDQVIPPVPNPTVPAGLVPGAMPKAGLEDPLLLMTYQQMQMLHNQMLFRQMRTSAIAKLSQSEHWSSLSPMEQNQLILQYVIQDGMQEIPEVPIATNPFVPHLASQTTNPVMQLFTQMQQAKTQPETHLPTNPHTTTPAHPTTVDPIQQLIQQMGSMQPTMQQPNIAPAPTPTQEDNPIKSLLRQLNVNTNGHPQATTTHMDTVWPQPPPQMVPPQFNAQNWLAQVGPIPAMPPGQLPGSLWDIHAKDMKTEQQILEEQNLKLQEDRKKEELRKQEELQRQMEEENVKRKLKEEQARQAEEAKRKDEERKRKEEEKKRKEEEKRKQEEELKKKEEKKRKEEEKKREEKRKQEEENLKKKQEEEKRKREEFKKQEEKQKKEEEKKKKLEEEQKRQEEERIRKEAEARRQAEIEEQARRADQRRREAEALRKLQERNKSPWAQAPRTLAPATHPASLAEIQRLEKEKKVEEQRLQQQLMQQQLAQQKAVEQAHETSAIDSSKRLQFKWAEKAIASSKPLQVKSLAQIQQEEQERVDKIKQQERERLEKAGQKESANMLQNAGIWGTASQCLNWANSNASNSQVWSTNSGTTGFWDPTPVKSSTTTKQPAKQATSAKPASSQQQQQQNSNNKASKNKNKREEELVKKLFEQNTAKTDEFTQWCNKALSGIQASVDIPTFVGFLRDIESAYEVKEYVRVYLGDTKQSTEFAKQFLEKRSKWRSAQRPQAQADDLCKPAPAVNPNAPAEFQEVKGKSKKPKKGKMFKVDNRILGFSVTAAPDRINVGDRDYGEGV, encoded by the exons ATGACGGATTCCATGAAATTTGGTCCAGAATG GTTGCGCAAGGTTGGGTCAGGAGACAGTTGCAATGCTGGTAGTGGTGGCGGAGGAACCACAACGTTGAGTACACCTCGCTATCAACTAGCAGAGCATAGATATGGCCGTGAGGAAATGTTGGCCTTATTTGATCGCAACTGTAAACCTTCGGAGCCGTTCCTAGTATCCTTTCCAATGTTATATGTGGAGAAAACTCAGCTTCCACTGGCTCTCACAACCATGACAGATGATGAAACG CGTATGTGGAATGGAGGGATAACTAATATTAGTGGTAGCCGTGGAAGAGGCAGCAGTGTAGATCGTGGACGTGGTCGAACTGGAAGAGGAAGCTTGTATTCGTCTCACTTTTCACGTGGAGTTGGTTTTGATGACTCCAATGATGGGATCCGAATCGAGGGTCAATCATTCCAG ggGAGAAATAGACCATTTGATAGATCTCAAAGCGAGCGTGGCTGGTCAGAAAGAAATGGCGCTTCAGATCCAGGAGAATGGAATGGGTCGACTAGTCCTAGAAAGGAACTAAATCGCGGAACAAGTGGTAGTTCGCTTATGGAGAGTAATTGGAGACGTCATCGTGGAGAAGATGAAGATAGTTGGCGCAAGTGGG gaCGAAGTAGTTGGCGTGAGGGTGGCAGCATGGACCGGGACAGGTTGGATCGAAACGAGGGCGATGGAGACGAGGGTAGAGGCGGATCGGGAAGATGGGAGCATCGGGGGAACCATAGACCTTCCCACGATTCAAGTCATCATCCCCCACCTCGTACCGCTCGCACTTGGGAATCAAATCATCATGATAATCATGACAATCTACCTGAAtg ggCAACGGAGAATCCAGCTGAAAGTGGCGGCAGTTTTGATTCTTCTGGCGCATTTCATGGTGGAATGTATTCGGATGATGACGAGGATGGTGCGGCGGGTGCCTCTCAACAGGGTAGAACTCGACGCGTGTCGGAGGGAAGTGCTTCCAATGTAGCGAGACCTAGTAGCAAGCCATATGGAACGAGTTCTGCTCAATCTTTGAATCgccatataaataatacagtaACCAATACATTAAGCAAGGAACGTTCAAAACCATTGGATTCGCTTGAAGATAAGGATGATTCtacagaaaaagagaagagatgTAACTCACCCTCTACTAAGTCGACCACTGTGCCGTCGACTGAGAGCATTCCCACGAAAACTTCAGTGTCATCTGTAGATCTTTTGCAGAAGAAGACTGTCGGACCCGCCGCGAATGTGGATAAAGTCGAGACTTCAGGTGAGAAATCTAGCGAGTCTCCGAGTGGAGCTCATGATAAGGAGAACGTACAGACGGAGATCAAAACAGAGCCGCAGTGCGTGCCTGCTGCGATCAATCTATCGGTTCCTATAGAGCATCCAAAGCTCGTACATAACACAGGAACTGCTAATGTCAGGCAAAGAACTGAAGATGACCTGGATAGAATGAAGGAGGAAGCCGCCGCTCTGGTAGCCAAATTAATGGCAGATGAAGAGAATCACAAGGAGAAGACAGTCACTTCTTGTGTCCCTCCTCCAATTGGTAACCAACCTTCCGCGGTTTCCTCCACAAGTAATCAGGAAAAATGGTTTTATCGTGATCCGCAAGGCGAAGTTCAGGGACCCTTTTTAGCTAGCGAAATGGCTGAATGGTGTAAAGCCGGTTACTTTAGTACGGGATTATTGGTGAGAAGAACTTGCGATGAAAGGTACGCCACGCTTggtgatttgataaaaatgtttggaAGAGTACCGTTCACGCCTGGTCCACCAATACCTCCATTAAAG ttAGTGGATCAGGTGATTCCACCTGTTCCTAATCCCACCGTACCGGCTGGACTAGTCCCTGGTGCTATGCCAAAGGCCGGATTAGAAGATCCATTGCTATTAATGACATATCAACAGATGCAGATGCTGCACAATCAGATGTTGTTTAGGCAGATGAGAACATCAGCGATAGCGAAATTATCGCAGTCGGAACACTGGTCTTCGCTGAGTCCTATGGAACAGAATCAGTTGATTCTGCAGTATGTCATACAAGACGGAATGCAGGAAATTCCGGAAGTGCCGATAGCAACAAATCCGTTTGTGCCTCACCTAGCGTCTCAGACGACTAATCCTGTTATGCAATTGTTTACTCAAATGCAACAA GCGAAGACACAACCTGAGACTCACTTGCCAACAAATCCACATACGACTACGCCTGCCCATCCGACTACGGTAGATCCTATACAACAGCTTATCCAACAGATGGGCAGTATGCAACCCACGATGCAACAACCAAATATCGCTCCGGCTCCAACGCCGACGCAGGAAGACAATCCAATAAAGTCTTTACTGCGTCAACTTAATGTCAACACGAACGGTCATCCACAGGCAACGACTACTCACATGGACACCGTTTGGCCGCAACCGCCGCCACAAATGGTTCCCCCCCAATTTAATGCGCAGAATTGGTTAGCGCAG GTCGGGCCCATTCCCGCGATGCCACCAGGACAATTACCTGGTTCTCTATGGGATATACATGCTAAGGATATGAAAACCGAGCAGCAGATAttg GAAGAACAAAATCTTAAGTTACAAGAGGatagaaaaaaggaagaattaAGAAAGCAGGAAGAATTGCAGCGTCAAATGGAAGAGGAGAATGTAAAGAGGAAGTTAAAAGAAGAACAGGCTAGACAAGCTGAGGAAGCGAAACGTAAAgatgaagaaagaaagagaaaagaggaggaaaaaaaacggaaagaagaggaaaaacGGAAGCAAGAAGAAGAgctaaagaagaaagaagagaaaaaacgtaaggaagaagagaaaaagcgtgaagaaaagaggaagcaagaggaagaaaatttaaagaagaaacaagaagaggaaaagagaaagcgagaagaatttaaaaaacaagaagaaaaacagaagaaggaagaggaaaagaaaaagaaattagaagAAGAACAAAAAAGGCAGGAAGAAGAGAGAATCAG GAAAGAGGCGGAGGCGCGACGGCAGGCGGAAATAGAAGAGCAAGCTCGTCGTGCGGACCAACGGCGAAGAGAAGCCGAGGCGTTGCGTAAGCTtcaagagagaaataaatctCCATGGGCTCAAGCTCCACGCACCCTCGCTCCCGCCACTCATCCCGCTTCCCTTGCCGAAATTCAGAGActcgagaaagaaaaaaaagtg GAGGAACAACGGCTTCAACAGCAATTGATGCAGCAACAATTGGCACAGCAGAAAGCAGTAGAGCAGGCACACGAGACATCGGCAATCGACTCGTCAAAGCGATTGCAATTCAAATGGGCGGAAAAAGCTATTGCCTCTAGTAAACCTCTCCAAGTGAAGAGTCTCGCGCAAATTCAGCAAGAGGAGCAGGAGCGCGTCGATAAAATAAAG caaCAGGAAAGAGAACGATTGGAAAAAGCTGGCCAGAAAGAATCCGCGAATATGCTGCAGAACGCTGGAATATGGGGTACGGCGTCGCAGTGCTTGAACTGGGCTAATTCGAATGCGTCGAACAGTCAAGTGTGGTCCACGAATTCCGGTACTACTGGTTTCTGGGATCCTACACCCGTTAAGTCATCGACTACTACGAAACAACCAGCTAAACAAGCTACAAGTGCAAAACCTGCCTCTAgccagcagcaacagcagcaaaATAGCAACAATAAAGCAtccaaaaataagaataagagagaagaggaaCTAGTGAAGAAATTGTTTGAACAGAACACTGCCAAGACTGACGAATTCACGCAATGGTGTAATAAAGCATTGAGCGGTATACAAGCGTCTGTGGATA TCCCTACGTTCGTTGGATTTTTGCGAGACATCGAATCGGCGTATGAAGTTAAGGAGTACGTTCGCGTTTATCTCGGGGATACAAAGCAAAGCACGGAATTTGCCAAGCAATTTCTTGAGAAACGAAGCAAGTGGCGATCGGCACAACGTCCTCAGGCGCAAGCGGACGACTTGTGCAAGCCAGCACCTGCCGTTAATCCAAATGCACCTGCAGAATTTCAAGAAGTTAag GGAAAATCCAAGAAACCAAAGAAGGGAAAGATGTTCAAAGTGGATAACAGGATCCTTGGCTTCAGTGTAACCGCTGCTCCCGATCGTATTAACGTAGGTGATCGCGATTATGGCGAAGGCGTCTGA
- the LOC105835360 gene encoding GRB10-interacting GYF protein 2 isoform X2, whose amino-acid sequence MTDSMKFGPEWLRKVGSGDSCNAGSGGGGTTTLSTPRYQLAEHRYGREEMLALFDRNCKPSEPFLVSFPMLYVEKTQLPLALTTMTDDETRMWNGGITNISGSRGRGSSVDRGRGRTGRGSLYSSHFSRGVGFDDSNDGIRIEGQSFQGRNRPFDRSQSERGWSERNGASDPGEWNGSTSPRKELNRGTSGSSLMESNWRRHRGEDEDSWRKWGRSSWREGGSMDRDRLDRNEGDGDEGRGGSGRWEHRGNHRPSHDSSHHPPPRTARTWESNHHDNHDNLPEWATENPAESGGSFDSSGAFHGGMYSDDDEDGAAGASQQGRTRRVSEGSASNVARPSSKPYGTSSAQSLNRHINNTVTNTLSKERSKPLDSLEDKDDSTEKEKRCNSPSTKSTTVPSTESIPTKTSVSSVDLLQKKTVGPAANVDKVETSGEKSSESPSGAHDKENVQTEIKTEPQCVPAAINLSVPIEHPKLVHNTGTANVRQRTEDDLDRMKEEAAALVAKLMADEENHKEKTVTSCVPPPIGNQPSAVSSTSNQEKWFYRDPQGEVQGPFLASEMAEWCKAGYFSTGLLVRRTCDERYATLGDLIKMFGRVPFTPGPPIPPLKLVDQVIPPVPNPTVPAGLVPGAMPKAGLEDPLLLMTYQQMQMLHNQMLFRQMRTSAIAKLSQSEHWSSLSPMEQNQLILQYVIQDGMQEIPEVPIATNPFVPHLASQTTNPVMQLFTQMQQAKTQPETHLPTNPHTTTPAHPTTVDPIQQLIQQMGSMQPTMQQPNIAPAPTPTQEDNPIKSLLRQLNVNTNGHPQATTTHMDTVWPQPPPQMVPPQFNAQNWLAQVGPIPAMPPGQLPGSLWDIHAKDMKTEQQILEEQNLKLQEDRKKEELRKQEELQRQMEEENVKRKLKEEQARQAEEAKRKDEERKRKEEEKKRKEEEKRKQEEELKKKEEKKRKEEEKKREEKRKQEEENLKKKQEEEKRKREEFKKQEEKQKKEEEKKKKLEEEQKRQEEERIRKEAEARRQAEIEEQARRADQRRREAEALRKLQERNKSPWAQAPRTLAPATHPASLAEIQRLEKEKKEEQRLQQQLMQQQLAQQKAVEQAHETSAIDSSKRLQFKWAEKAIASSKPLQVKSLAQIQQEEQERVDKIKQQERERLEKAGQKESANMLQNAGIWGTASQCLNWANSNASNSQVWSTNSGTTGFWDPTPVKSSTTTKQPAKQATSAKPASSQQQQQQNSNNKASKNKNKREEELVKKLFEQNTAKTDEFTQWCNKALSGIQASVDIPTFVGFLRDIESAYEVKEYVRVYLGDTKQSTEFAKQFLEKRSKWRSAQRPQAQADDLCKPAPAVNPNAPAEFQEVKGKSKKPKKGKMFKVDNRILGFSVTAAPDRINVGDRDYGEGV is encoded by the exons ATGACGGATTCCATGAAATTTGGTCCAGAATG GTTGCGCAAGGTTGGGTCAGGAGACAGTTGCAATGCTGGTAGTGGTGGCGGAGGAACCACAACGTTGAGTACACCTCGCTATCAACTAGCAGAGCATAGATATGGCCGTGAGGAAATGTTGGCCTTATTTGATCGCAACTGTAAACCTTCGGAGCCGTTCCTAGTATCCTTTCCAATGTTATATGTGGAGAAAACTCAGCTTCCACTGGCTCTCACAACCATGACAGATGATGAAACG CGTATGTGGAATGGAGGGATAACTAATATTAGTGGTAGCCGTGGAAGAGGCAGCAGTGTAGATCGTGGACGTGGTCGAACTGGAAGAGGAAGCTTGTATTCGTCTCACTTTTCACGTGGAGTTGGTTTTGATGACTCCAATGATGGGATCCGAATCGAGGGTCAATCATTCCAG ggGAGAAATAGACCATTTGATAGATCTCAAAGCGAGCGTGGCTGGTCAGAAAGAAATGGCGCTTCAGATCCAGGAGAATGGAATGGGTCGACTAGTCCTAGAAAGGAACTAAATCGCGGAACAAGTGGTAGTTCGCTTATGGAGAGTAATTGGAGACGTCATCGTGGAGAAGATGAAGATAGTTGGCGCAAGTGGG gaCGAAGTAGTTGGCGTGAGGGTGGCAGCATGGACCGGGACAGGTTGGATCGAAACGAGGGCGATGGAGACGAGGGTAGAGGCGGATCGGGAAGATGGGAGCATCGGGGGAACCATAGACCTTCCCACGATTCAAGTCATCATCCCCCACCTCGTACCGCTCGCACTTGGGAATCAAATCATCATGATAATCATGACAATCTACCTGAAtg ggCAACGGAGAATCCAGCTGAAAGTGGCGGCAGTTTTGATTCTTCTGGCGCATTTCATGGTGGAATGTATTCGGATGATGACGAGGATGGTGCGGCGGGTGCCTCTCAACAGGGTAGAACTCGACGCGTGTCGGAGGGAAGTGCTTCCAATGTAGCGAGACCTAGTAGCAAGCCATATGGAACGAGTTCTGCTCAATCTTTGAATCgccatataaataatacagtaACCAATACATTAAGCAAGGAACGTTCAAAACCATTGGATTCGCTTGAAGATAAGGATGATTCtacagaaaaagagaagagatgTAACTCACCCTCTACTAAGTCGACCACTGTGCCGTCGACTGAGAGCATTCCCACGAAAACTTCAGTGTCATCTGTAGATCTTTTGCAGAAGAAGACTGTCGGACCCGCCGCGAATGTGGATAAAGTCGAGACTTCAGGTGAGAAATCTAGCGAGTCTCCGAGTGGAGCTCATGATAAGGAGAACGTACAGACGGAGATCAAAACAGAGCCGCAGTGCGTGCCTGCTGCGATCAATCTATCGGTTCCTATAGAGCATCCAAAGCTCGTACATAACACAGGAACTGCTAATGTCAGGCAAAGAACTGAAGATGACCTGGATAGAATGAAGGAGGAAGCCGCCGCTCTGGTAGCCAAATTAATGGCAGATGAAGAGAATCACAAGGAGAAGACAGTCACTTCTTGTGTCCCTCCTCCAATTGGTAACCAACCTTCCGCGGTTTCCTCCACAAGTAATCAGGAAAAATGGTTTTATCGTGATCCGCAAGGCGAAGTTCAGGGACCCTTTTTAGCTAGCGAAATGGCTGAATGGTGTAAAGCCGGTTACTTTAGTACGGGATTATTGGTGAGAAGAACTTGCGATGAAAGGTACGCCACGCTTggtgatttgataaaaatgtttggaAGAGTACCGTTCACGCCTGGTCCACCAATACCTCCATTAAAG ttAGTGGATCAGGTGATTCCACCTGTTCCTAATCCCACCGTACCGGCTGGACTAGTCCCTGGTGCTATGCCAAAGGCCGGATTAGAAGATCCATTGCTATTAATGACATATCAACAGATGCAGATGCTGCACAATCAGATGTTGTTTAGGCAGATGAGAACATCAGCGATAGCGAAATTATCGCAGTCGGAACACTGGTCTTCGCTGAGTCCTATGGAACAGAATCAGTTGATTCTGCAGTATGTCATACAAGACGGAATGCAGGAAATTCCGGAAGTGCCGATAGCAACAAATCCGTTTGTGCCTCACCTAGCGTCTCAGACGACTAATCCTGTTATGCAATTGTTTACTCAAATGCAACAA GCGAAGACACAACCTGAGACTCACTTGCCAACAAATCCACATACGACTACGCCTGCCCATCCGACTACGGTAGATCCTATACAACAGCTTATCCAACAGATGGGCAGTATGCAACCCACGATGCAACAACCAAATATCGCTCCGGCTCCAACGCCGACGCAGGAAGACAATCCAATAAAGTCTTTACTGCGTCAACTTAATGTCAACACGAACGGTCATCCACAGGCAACGACTACTCACATGGACACCGTTTGGCCGCAACCGCCGCCACAAATGGTTCCCCCCCAATTTAATGCGCAGAATTGGTTAGCGCAG GTCGGGCCCATTCCCGCGATGCCACCAGGACAATTACCTGGTTCTCTATGGGATATACATGCTAAGGATATGAAAACCGAGCAGCAGATAttg GAAGAACAAAATCTTAAGTTACAAGAGGatagaaaaaaggaagaattaAGAAAGCAGGAAGAATTGCAGCGTCAAATGGAAGAGGAGAATGTAAAGAGGAAGTTAAAAGAAGAACAGGCTAGACAAGCTGAGGAAGCGAAACGTAAAgatgaagaaagaaagagaaaagaggaggaaaaaaaacggaaagaagaggaaaaacGGAAGCAAGAAGAAGAgctaaagaagaaagaagagaaaaaacgtaaggaagaagagaaaaagcgtgaagaaaagaggaagcaagaggaagaaaatttaaagaagaaacaagaagaggaaaagagaaagcgagaagaatttaaaaaacaagaagaaaaacagaagaaggaagaggaaaagaaaaagaaattagaagAAGAACAAAAAAGGCAGGAAGAAGAGAGAATCAG GAAAGAGGCGGAGGCGCGACGGCAGGCGGAAATAGAAGAGCAAGCTCGTCGTGCGGACCAACGGCGAAGAGAAGCCGAGGCGTTGCGTAAGCTtcaagagagaaataaatctCCATGGGCTCAAGCTCCACGCACCCTCGCTCCCGCCACTCATCCCGCTTCCCTTGCCGAAATTCAGAGActcgagaaagaaaaaaaa GAGGAACAACGGCTTCAACAGCAATTGATGCAGCAACAATTGGCACAGCAGAAAGCAGTAGAGCAGGCACACGAGACATCGGCAATCGACTCGTCAAAGCGATTGCAATTCAAATGGGCGGAAAAAGCTATTGCCTCTAGTAAACCTCTCCAAGTGAAGAGTCTCGCGCAAATTCAGCAAGAGGAGCAGGAGCGCGTCGATAAAATAAAG caaCAGGAAAGAGAACGATTGGAAAAAGCTGGCCAGAAAGAATCCGCGAATATGCTGCAGAACGCTGGAATATGGGGTACGGCGTCGCAGTGCTTGAACTGGGCTAATTCGAATGCGTCGAACAGTCAAGTGTGGTCCACGAATTCCGGTACTACTGGTTTCTGGGATCCTACACCCGTTAAGTCATCGACTACTACGAAACAACCAGCTAAACAAGCTACAAGTGCAAAACCTGCCTCTAgccagcagcaacagcagcaaaATAGCAACAATAAAGCAtccaaaaataagaataagagagaagaggaaCTAGTGAAGAAATTGTTTGAACAGAACACTGCCAAGACTGACGAATTCACGCAATGGTGTAATAAAGCATTGAGCGGTATACAAGCGTCTGTGGATA TCCCTACGTTCGTTGGATTTTTGCGAGACATCGAATCGGCGTATGAAGTTAAGGAGTACGTTCGCGTTTATCTCGGGGATACAAAGCAAAGCACGGAATTTGCCAAGCAATTTCTTGAGAAACGAAGCAAGTGGCGATCGGCACAACGTCCTCAGGCGCAAGCGGACGACTTGTGCAAGCCAGCACCTGCCGTTAATCCAAATGCACCTGCAGAATTTCAAGAAGTTAag GGAAAATCCAAGAAACCAAAGAAGGGAAAGATGTTCAAAGTGGATAACAGGATCCTTGGCTTCAGTGTAACCGCTGCTCCCGATCGTATTAACGTAGGTGATCGCGATTATGGCGAAGGCGTCTGA